In Gossypium arboreum isolate Shixiya-1 chromosome 3, ASM2569848v2, whole genome shotgun sequence, the sequence GGCTTTTATAGGGGGAAACTATGCAATGATGGCTGTTGTAGGTAACCAACTACAAGTTTTATATCTTTCAAGGGTTCAATGGTGGAGGATTCGTGGGTGACCAACCTATATATACATACAGTCAACTAAAGCTGAAGTGAAGAAAGCATAACGTGTGTCCAACTCCTTACATTTTTCCAGAGAATTTAGCTTTTAAGAACATTCATTGCAAAGTTAAAAAAAGACAATGAGCTAAAATTTGTGTATTGGGGAAGGTCGTTGCTTGCTTCATCTTTGGGGTTCCCTTTGAAAATGATACTTACTCTTGTTTATTGCTTGGGATCAAAGAAAACTGATTGTCGCCATTTATGATTTAGGAGATAGCACGTGTGCAAGGGTCCAATGGCTGACTCTGAAACGAAGGAAAATTataatcaattcattatcatcgACATTGAAAAGAGGACACGTATTGCGGTTGTTGGTTCAGCTGCTTCTTTTACCCAAAGTCTCTTTCAAAGAAGTTCAGGATTTATAGCTTGAGAAGCGCTAACTGGTGGAtttggatttgaaatgaaaagatttgtctataatagtaaaatagcCCTAAACTGTATTGCTTTATTTAGGTGAACCCTATTTAATTTACACCTAATAGCCTTTTATcctttgattttttatttaagcAAGTGCTTTTTTATTAAAGTGATTGATTTATGTTTAGAGTTTATTTAGGTAAAAATTAAAAGTTAGGGagttattttgatattaatttataatacatGGGAGTTTTGCTGCTGTATGGTCTTTGCTGTGGCAATAAGATCTCTTAGCTCCACCTATTTAGCTTCAAGTAGCTCTGCCACTGTTGCTGGTTCACCAAACCATGAAAAATACATAAACCAATAATCTCAGATAGCAAGGTCACTCCTATCGGACAATCATAACTTACTACCCACATATCCTGTAATTTAAGTGATGTCACATTATTCACTTAACAAGAATTTTGGAAGAGACCAATCAGAGGTAGCTATGAGTCCCAAAAGATCATCTTATATAAGCCCTTTCTCACCTCAAAGAGAGGGTATAACGTCACCCTGCACTCGCTCAACATTCATCCTTAACTCTCTCTCTCCCCTTGTCTCACTTCTCCATCCTCACCGCCTCCATCTCCACCACAATTTCCTCCACGCTACTTTCTTGTATCAATAGAGTTAAAAGATAAACACTTATTAGAAAGTTAAAAAGGCTTATTCAAacgatattattatttaaataaagtttCGTTATCGTCAACTGATATTACAGTACAAAGACTAACATGAAGAAACTTTTTGAGTGATTCTCCTGTCTTTGTATAACAGAgagataattaataaataaacgaAGCataggaagtactaaaagtggagGACAAAACACAAGTTGATAGGATCTGAAATTTGTAACAGAAGCATATGTATAGGAGCCTTAGGAGATGGTGGTCCAAGTTGAAGAAAACAAAGCAATGGGCAGCAAGAACAGGATGAACTGAAGGGATATGTTGAAGATAACATCACTGGCAGTAGCTGCAATTGTTCTAGATCCACCTGCCACACACCCCATTCAAACATCACTTCAATAATAAAGGCAAGAAATAGTTATGGTCACGTAAACTACTACCCTTTTTTGTGTATAAAAATGGTCACGTTATTATGCGGGAAGATGAAAGTTGAACCAGACCTTACTTCCAAATGGAAACATAGTTTTTGCCTTTATGGGGACAATGATTCCCAGAAGTTTATCCTAAAATTTCCTCAAACAAGTAAAAATTTGATACCCATAAACTTAGAGTTAATATTTTATGGTCACAAGTTTTGTGCTTCCAATAAGCAAGTGTTTCCTTAAGGGGCAAAGTACCAAGTTAGCACCAAAATTGTGTgtaatctttttctttctttttgtagTGATAACTTGCATTTAATTTGGAGTTGATGGCAAGGATCCAACTCTAAGCTAATTTATTCCATATTTTCAGATCTTATATTTCAGTTTTTATCTATGTTACCCTAATGAAGTAAGTATAATAACGTTATTATAGACTGAGCTAATTTATTCCATATTTTTGGATCTTATTTATGAAGATTTTAACTCTAAGATGCATGCCTCGCGTCTCCATAGACTAAGCTATAGCGTCGTGCATATGCGTCTCCACTAACTAGAGATAGAGACACAATGGATGCATCTCCACTGACTGAGCTATGAAGACGCGTGAGTTTTTGCATTGCCGACCCTAAGAAGACATACCCAGTGATGATGCATGTGGATGCGTCGCCACTCACGTCGCCAAACTCTATAGCGAGGCAAATTTCACGTCTCCTTAGAGTTTTTGGTGCATCACCATTGACCTGTTTTGTTGTAATGAACATACAAATATATAAATTACTCTTTTTTCTATGCATATCTTTGAAGGATAATATCTTCTCAACTAGGGGTGAGGCTAAGAATTATGTAATGGGGGTTGAGATAAAACTAAAAATCAAAACTAAAAACTTTTGTATAAAAAAGGATTTAAATTGAACATTTTAACTTTTGAAAGGGGCAAAATTACAAAGctaagataaataaattacttagGTTTAACAACAATTAAATCATTCCGCTAAAGGGACCAAAGCTCCTGCTTGCACCCCTTTGGCTATGCCCCTGTTCTTAACTAGTAACATAGATGTCTTCGATATTAGCCAGATAGAAGCAGATTTGTCTGTTGACCAGACCTTATTACATAGTCAGATGCGTTGATGAATGTTGATGTAAAAGTAGAAAAATAGCATATTTGCTTTGCTATCATTAAAAAAAACATGCACCTGATGTTGATGAGTTGCTGCCTGCGGTATCATTTGGATGGGGTGGTAAACCTTGAGGTGAACTAGATGGAGATATTGAAATTAAAGCAGGTCCATCAGCAGCTACccaaaaaatcatataatatcacaATCAGTATGGAATTAATGTATTATACTATAAATTTACTAAAAAGGTGaccatacatatatgtatgtattaccTTTGCAGCTGCTCTCAGGTGGGGTTTTGACATGGCAAAGTTGAGGGAGTGCAAGGGCAAGTGTCTGGTTTACTTCCACACCCAGTGATGAACTGCCACTGAAGGCCATGCAAAGGCAATGTGGCTGTAATTGAACAACGTTAGCAAGCTGTGAGCAGCATGGAACAGATGGGGTTGAGGAGGTTCCAGTCACATAATCAACGCATGGAGCCATCGTGATTAGCACACTGGTGCAGTCTGATTGAGCCATGGTTCCAGCCCACAGCAAAGTTACCACGACCAACGCTAGACCCTGCACAAGGGTTATCTTCCCTAACGCCATTTGATGTGGCCTAAGTAATAACAAGGGGGAACTTGTTTATATAGAAAATGAGAAACTGATTTTATGGAATTAAAGGGTTATTGGTATCTGGGACAAGCTTTATATAATGAAAGTAATAACATGTGCCTTATTGGgatgttaaatatatattaaaactcAATTTTACTCGATGTTATGTCAGCTATTATAAAAATAGCGATGGTAGTAAGATTAGATATTATAACGATGCTGTAGtacaagataaaaaaaaaaaagctaaacaCACCACACTGAAATAAACGTCCATTTAAAAGAGCCCTTAATTGGCTAAAAAAATGTTAATAGTTGAAAGAGACCTTTAAATTCGGATTTAATGAAATAGGTGGCACGAGTTAATTGGATTTTAACTCAATTGGAAAATGACTAAAATTTATTacctttaaaaattaataaacatgattttgaggttgttttcctaatttttatacattttataaagTCTATAAAATCAATTTAAATCAATTTATGAAGAGATATGAACAAAAACTATATCATAATTGCTAAAGTATCAAATTTGCCGATTCATTCAAACTCACTTGTTTTTAGTATAAAATttctataaatatatttgttataaaTTTTTTCTAATCATATCGTAAATATGCCATAAACTAGTATACTTTATATTCGTTCGAATCTTGATAATAAAATTTAGTAGTAAAAATTCATTagtttcattgatgatatataaattcaaatattgttaatatatgtatataaatccTAATTCCTTTTTCCCCATTATGgattatatataaatgtatgtatCACAAATACTTGTTAATTCgatataaatttgaaatttgatctgattaatttgaaaaacttgatttgataataaaaagttaataataaattctAAAATGACCCGAACTTAAAATTATTCAAAGTCTAAATGATCCAAACATATAacccaaaatgacttgaaataatttgaatttaAGATGATTTGACCAAAAAAGAAGAAAACCCTAAAACAAAATTGGATGACTTGAATTTAAAATGTTCTAAATCCAAAATCTACCCAAaccttaaaataattcaaaaagtttaaaatttaaattaattgataCAAAATCAATAATAGCTATTGAGTTTTAGTTCGATTCGTATGGATATTATTGCAAATGCAGGAGGATATGGGTTCGAGTGCGTTGAAGCATATTAATCTTCTATTTATGAGTTGAGGAGGGATTACGGGTAATTCTAggcattatataaaaaaaacagatataatcagaacctataataaaattgttaaaatctAGTACCACACCATATTTGTGAAATATAAACAAAGGGTTGCTTGTAAGATAGTCCAAATGGAAGTGGAGGAGATCTGTAAAAATCTTCATGATATGAAAAAGAGATATGGACCAAAAGTGTCACCATGAAATAGTgaaaacaaaacctctttttaTTCATAAATAACAAATTTCTTTTTTAGGAAATATTCAAGAACAATAGGACTTACAATCAATACCAACAACACCACCAAATATTTGATTCTCATCTTTAGATTTCAAATATTTGGGTGGCATGTTTCGATTaaaattgtttgaatttttaATTGATTGTAGATTTTTAGTAATCTATCTTAGATAATTCATGAAAGAATCAAGTCAAGTATGGAATCTATCAAGAATTTCAATATAATTTGAAGTTCTCGTAAGTAAGAAATTTGATGACAAGAAAATCCCTGTCAGTATACCCATTATTGAAGACTTATTTGTGGCTACGTCTATGTAGTTAGAGGTTCATGTTGATTGTAATTTAACATGTCATGTTGTACTTAGCGATGCTTTGTTTAGGTTATTAGTGCACAATTTGTGTACGTAAACTATGTTGTTCATTAGTTTACAACTACGTGTTCAAGGGAAAGAATTAATGAGAGGATAATCTAGTTTGAAGTATAATAGTAGTTTGTAACTTTGTGAGTGAGTTAAACTTAAATCACGATTTATGCTTGTTGACTTATAGTAGATTACCATCTAGGTAAGAATTTGCAGACATAGGAAGTTTCCAAATTAGCGAAAACAAAGTTGTAAATTTTTTGAATATACAATTTTGTGATGTTTAtctctattttataattattagtaaatttgtTTAATAATTTTGAAGGTAAAATCAACAATTCCCAAATTTATTTCTAAATTGACATAGATCAAACAtttgatttttctaaaatattacCAATGCAATTatgaatataaataatatatgttcAAATAAACTATAATTGAgattaataaatataaagcacaataattttataattgaaatATTTTCGAATGAAGACCATAATAAATTTGGACAAGATCAACACATGaactttaaatcaaaataaagcaAGGTAGCCTACATATCACTTGTGATAGACAAAAAATAAGTACCAATTTGAGAAAGGCTTAATACATAATTTGGTATCTGAGTTTGATACTTTTTTCTAATGTGATATTTGTGTTTTTTTTGTACAATGTGGTACATgtatttgacaaaagttataCATTTTGGTACCTGAAGGAAACGTCAGTaactttttaatgtttaattcgggttttagagttgatttgatgGAAATTCATAATTATCTaaaatattagcaattaactttcatcaaattaACACTAAAACCCGAATTAAATTACATCCATTGAAttgtatttgataaattaaatacaaattaaataaattcacaatttaacactgaaattattttattaacaaaattaTGAAAACTCAAacctaataatattagcaattaactttcataaaatcaaatttaaaacctGAAATCAACACTATAAAGTTACCACAGTTATCTTTGGATACCAAAATATCCAACTTTTGTTAAATACGAGTATTAGATTAAACCAAAAATAACATATGTAACATGttaaaaaaaatactaaactCAAATACCAAATAAAATAGTAATATGTATACTTTAATTAAATACCAATATGTCATGTAATAAttgatgtaatttttttttatttctcaaggTATCTATCGAAACGAGCTTAGTAACTAATCCTTCGCATTCTATAGGTCTATTAAGAAGGTAGATACTGGCCACAAGTTTGAAAGTTGCTCCATACCCAGGATGAGGATCAAACCCTCAACCACTGATTAATATAGGAGAGATCCTTACCATCTCACTTAACTCCCGTAATTTCCTTGATATAATTTTATaccaaaacaaaaaaacaaactaATAAATAGATTTGCAAATTAgtaatagaaaatatatatttattgctaagatataattaataatattaacttaTTATATCATTTACGTGATGACATAAACTAGTTCAAATAAACGTCCAAACCACTAGAAAGAGGAGTTAATTAAAGAATGGATAAGAATGTCTAACATAAACAACTAAATTAGCTATAATTCTTTGTCACTTGAGacattgaattaaattaattgaagtTACGAGAGAAAGCCAATTGCTTCAAGCAATAGCATGTTAGGTCGAGTTAACTACCATTCTCCCTCCCATGTCCGTCTTAATAAATTTAGTCAAAAttttagatatattattttaaCAA encodes:
- the LOC108474872 gene encoding non-specific lipid transfer protein GPI-anchored 26-like — translated: MALGKITLVQGLALVVVTLLWAGTMAQSDCTSVLITMAPCVDYVTGTSSTPSVPCCSQLANVVQLQPHCLCMAFSGSSSLGVEVNQTLALALPQLCHVKTPPESSCKAADGPALISISPSSSPQGLPPHPNDTAGSNSSTSGGSRTIAATASDVIFNISLQFILFLLPIALFSSTWTTIS